From the genome of Bos indicus x Bos taurus breed Angus x Brahman F1 hybrid chromosome 19, Bos_hybrid_MaternalHap_v2.0, whole genome shotgun sequence:
TACACTCAGGCTCTAAAAGGCCACCCCCCTCCCTGTTCTGTTTACAGTTGAGAAAGCAAGATAATTAACAGGGTGGGGTTGCAGTATAGTTTTTCATTAGAAAAGAGGGAAGCCTTTGACCTGCTTAAGCTGTTTTAAATCCATGATCCGCTTTGAAGTTTCGCATGTGCTGTGAAGTAGCAGGCTGGTGGTTTTGCCTAGTAGCGTAGCGTTTCCCCCTCATAGGTCGATTGCGTAGTCTGTAACATGACCCAAACCACTCTCCTAAGCTAAGTTATAGGCGGTTTGGGACCATTATAATGGGCTGCTGAACATAACTGCATTTCTCTGTCCAGGGGTCAGTTTGGTCCACAGTTTTGTGCCTGTACATCAAATCTCTATCTGGCAAGGCACCAGTTATCGTGGCTTCAGAGGGCAGCGTTGTCTGCAACCTAGCAGTGCTCGTTCCAAGTGTCACTCAATTTTCAATTCAAATTTTGGAATATGATATGTCAGGTGAAGTTAAAATTGTCATTAGGTGGTGTTTGTGCCCGCTTTGTCATTTATTAAACTTCCCACATCTGCTCTGAAGAATAAAACTGTCCAgcagcatattcttttttttttttttggccacactgcttgTGGGAATCttcgttccccgaccagggatcaaacccaggccaaGGCAGTGAACACACCGAGTCCTAAGCAGTGGCCCACCAGAGAACTCCCCTCTGTGGTGTCCTTAGTGAGGCCTCCCCTTCCTGGGGCCAGGGCTACTCTCCATCCTCAGCTGATGCCACAGCCCTCCAgtgctccttctcttcctctcaggCAGATTTTCTTCTAATGGAGGAGGATTTTTAAAGGAGGCTCCTTGGACttcgtggtggtccagtggttaaaactctcctctcccagtgcaggggacctgggttcaatccctgatcagggaactaaaatatCACACATAGCAACAAAAGTCACGTGCACCtcgcaaccaagacccagcctAGCCAAGtacgttttatttttttaaaggaggcttTTGGAACTTTGTGGTGGTCAAAGTGTCTGCTCCCAgcgcaggggacctgggttcaatcccagggaactaagatctcgcatgcAGCAACTGAGCGATCCCACACATAGCAATGGTCATGCGCACCTTGCAAccaagaccctgtgcagccaagtacatttctttttttagaggAGGCTTCTAGCCCACGCCCACAGCTTCTCATCTGCTCACCACCACTGGAAGGTGCCCTGGAAAGACAAGGGTGGCGGTGTCAGCTGACTGTGGCCATAAGGTTGACAGAGAGCCCCAGATAGTGGCCTGATGGCAGAAGCAGCCCACACACAACTGTATTTGGCTGAGGAAACAGTGCCTAATTGACTTCCAGCAGCCAACATATAGTAGGCCCACTTCAGACCTGCTGAATCCAACTGTGGGTGGGATGCAGGCAATCAGATGTAAAGCCGGCTGAGATACATTGTTTCAACAGCATTTTTAACTGTAGCAAGCCTTAGTACCTACTCAGCTACTCAGTTAAAGAGAGTCTTCATTGTGCTTTCTTTGGTTGCCTTTCTAGGATCACTGTCACTTTCAATATTAACAATAGCATCCCACCTGCTTTCGGTGGTGAGGAGGAAGAACCCTCCCAAGGGCAGAAGGCTGAGGAGCAGGAGGTAAGTTTCTAACACTGTAACCAGTCTGTACCCACCTATTTCTGACAGGCTTAGGGAAGGAgcattggtttttgttttgtttaaactcTAACGCCAGGAGAGAAGGCAAAGGCAGCCATCCTTGGGCCTTTACTTGCAGAACACCAGAACTGTGTGGCCACTTTTCTTTCCCAGGGGCCAAGTGTTAATGAACTGTTTTCTGTGGGCTTAAGTGTTAGGCCTGTGTTCACCTAACAGGAAGGAATTTAAACTGTCTTAACCCTTCTCATGATCAGGAGATAAATCATTTGGAGTGTTCCACATGAGGAATACATGTCCCGGGCTGGTAATAAACACCAGCCAGGAGCATCAGAGACTTTGGCAAGGCCTCTCCTTAAGTTGCTGCCCTTCTTGGTTGGACCTGGATGGTGCTTAGTCCTCGAACATTTTAGGAAGCTTTGTGCCTGGCCTAGAAACCAGCCAGTATGAGGGCCACAGGTCCCCAGACTTTCTGGCTGGTTGGGCATGGTATTGTCTCATGACCCAGCTCAGCTCCCTGGAGTGCTGGCCCAGCCCCCCTGACAAAGagcacccccaccccgaccctcCTCCTCCCTGAGGTTGGCTGGCTCACCCTCAAAGGGAGGGCCTCTGGGATTTAGTCAGAGGCATCAGCCTTTGGTCCTGGGCTGTAATGAAGATCCTGAAATATCTGGAAAGGGGTTTTGGAGCTTTCAGCCAGCTTTGTAGTGTATAGATGTAGAAACTGACCCAGGAAAATTAACTGGCACCCTAGGTGGGGCTAGAGCTGAGTTCCTAATTCTGAACCTTGTATGTTCTGTAAACAAGCAGGGTGCTAATAGAAGTGAAAGCTGTACTAAATTATGATACTCTGCCTCCAAAACACAGTCCATAACTCTAGAAAGGAATGACAGGATGCGTTCGGCCCAGTCTCTGAACAAGTGGGTTATGTGGCTGTAATACTGTGTTAAAGATCCTAGGCTTCTTATTTGGGAACCTCTTAGCATACTGTAAGACTTGCAAGTGGCTAAGTAATATCGTAATAGCAGTGGCCATCAGACTCCTGAATTGAGACCTTTAGTCCAGACCCCTGCCAAAAAACACATTTACTGACTTGTTCTTATTTCCCCAGCCTGAATTGACATCCACTCCCAATTTCGTGGTTGAAGTTACAAAGGACGGCAGCAGCAAGGCCCTTGTGCTGGACTGCCACTATCCGGAAGATGAGGTGTGTAGGGTGGAGAGCTGGcagccctgggtgggggaggcCTCCAGGGGGCTTTCCTGGCTCCATCCAGCTGATATTAACATTTTCTGGCTTAGAGCAGCAAAGCTGGGAAGATTAGTCGGAGGTGAGGGAACAAGGTTCAAATCTGGGTTTCAAGCTGTAAATAATCCCTTTTCTTCGCCTGAGTCTGGCTTGTCCTGGAAAACCTTTCTGTTTCCCCAAATACTGTCTCTCTTCAGATTGGACAAGAGGATGACCAGAGTGACATTTTCTCCATCAAGGAAGTGAGTTTTCAGGCCACCGGCGAGTCTGACTGGAAGGACACAAATTACACACTCAACACAGACTCCCTGGATTGGGTGAGTGCTAGATCAGGTGGGGAGGGGCCTACCTAATCCAAGGAGGGACAAAGAAGCATCAGAGTAAGTGTCTCAGGGGTCTTTTTAACCAGTAAATGATCCTCCTTCTAGGGCTTATACGACCACCTAATGGATTTCCTTGCGGACCGAGGGGTGGACAACACTTTTGCTGATGAATTGGTGGAGCTCAGCACAGCCCTGGAGCACCAGGAGTACATTTCTTTCCTTGAAGACCTCAAAGGTTTTGTCAAAAGCAAGTAGAGCAGGCAGCAAGGTGCTGAACACCTTAATTTTATGGCAGGCTTTGGCCAGTGAACAAAACCTAACTGAAGCCAGACCCACATGCTttgaaatggttttttttttaatcccaataTCATGGAAAATGATTCACTTTTAACTTATTTCTGTTGTCTCTTATTTACCATTCATTTACCCTCTACAAACcctttatttctggatttttgtATAACATAATGATGGACAATAAAATCTCCAAGGTGATTTGTCTTTTCTAATTCTCTACCCTCCCTTTCAACCTGCAttacaaaacatgaaacagaggaAAGtctgaaatgttttaatattaaataagttaTAAATAAAAGGTTTGTATTTACAAGGCCACTTCTCAAGATGGGACTTTCTTCCAACACAGTAGATCATGCATCAAGACTGGGACCGACTCTAGAGGATCACAGCCCAAGTATCACAAGCCTGGATTTAAGTAGAAAAAAGAGTTATTCCAGTCACGAAGATAGTCTCAGCATATGGTTAAAAGTCATCGATACCAGTGACACTTAAGCTGCTCCTTCCACGACCTGGGTGGCCACTGTCCTTCCCCCCTTTAGGAGATGGTTGGCCTTTTAACTGAAATGGCATCACTTTTCTATGCAACTAAGTTCCTCTTTTCTACCAGGGTGGGAATAAAACCAACTGCTGACCCACTCTCAACTACTGGCTCCCGTGGGAGGCTTACCAGACAGCTCATGAGAAGACATGACTTCTCCTCTGTCCCCTCAGTGACTGAAAATTCTGGCGTGTGGGGACAATGTGCACTGTGCTCGTTCACACTGTCTTCTAAACAAGCGCGAAGCTTTTGCTCTGTCACCTCCGGAGACTGAAAAACAGACAAGTTAAACTATAAGCTAATCTTACTAGCCTCATAGTCAACAGGTTGAAAAACTGCAGCTCCTCACACCAGTCCACAACTGGCTCCCCGTGATGCCTTGATTCCTTGGACCCTTAAAACGCTATAACTGTACTAAGAGGATCTCTTTAAATGTCCATCTGGCCGCCTCTCCAAATGAACCAGTGCTCTTCTGCTCCTGCCGTAAAACACTAACTGCTGCTCATCGCGCCAGGAACACTCAGCTGGGACTCCGGAACCTCCCTGTGTTTCTGCCTCTACCAGCCAAGTGTATGCTTACCCAGAACCAGCAAGCTCCCAGATCTGCTACTGAACTTGCTACTATAACTAAGCGATTTAATTACATACTATATAAACCAatgaaataagaagaaaacaaagttttgtttttgtgataGTAAGTGGAATGTTTAGGAAACAaaaagatgctttttaaaaaaaagctattgAATTAGGTAAAAGAGTAAAAGATGGGGAGGAAAAATCCTAAAGTGTACACAGCTTCTCGATGCTTTATAGAAACAACTGGAAACATAAGActttaagataattttataaaaaacaacCTCAGCTCTCCAGTCAACAGAGTCTCGCTCAAGGACTGGCAAGTAAACATGTATGTTTGAAACAGTGTCATTTGTATAATTCACTTTAATCAACTGGCAAACTTTTGGTCAACATCATATCAGATAAGAGGACTCCTATATTTGAAGATTACTGACACTTAAATTCTGAATGCAGCTTTGTCTTCAGATATGGACAGTTTTTATGGCATATCAGATACAAGAGTTTCCAGTTCTAAACCAGGCTCTCTTCCTAGAGGTAAGTGCCTCACAAATGGCTTGGGGAGAGGGGCCGGCAAGACCCTGATTTACGGAGCTTGCCAATTCCATGGTGTCTCGTATTGCCACTGTGAccaatttcaagctaccagtGTGTGAACTGGACGTGAGGCTGGGACAAGCTGTGCACACTGCTGGAGTTGTTTAAGAAAGTAGGTACGTGTGGAAAGAGGTAACACAAGACCTGTGTGAGGAACACTCACATGAGACTGGATGTACAGGCCACACTGACACACGACCAGTCCGCCTGCTATCCTCAGGTTGTACCTGGAAGCAGAATTGGGATCCCAGAGCATCACAGCTAGCAGACCCGTATCCCCCCACCTTCCCAGACCACAGATTTGGGGGAAGTTCCACTCACCTTGGAGTGGGGGGTGGGAACGAACAGTGCTGAAAAGGTTGTGAAAACTCTTACTTTGTACACACGGGACAGATGAGGGGGTTTGCTTCCCACTCAGCAAGCATGACGCTGAGACACTGTTCGTCAAACTGCAAGCTCTTCTCGTACTCACTGATGATGGACTGTTCTGCAAGGCAGAGTAGAGCTGGAGTGTCACTGCATCACCTGGGCGCCCTGTCCCGAGTGCTAGAAGACGCATTTTCAAAGGCTTCATCCACACAAGAGAAATAGGGTAAAACCACACTACGATCGCTAGATATTCACTGCTGTGTCAGGCCTCATCTTCCTGGATCCTTCCCCTCCTGTCTGTCTGCTTCCTTTTGAAGTGATGAGGCTAAGTCATGAGGCCACAGGAGTGGAGCTGAACAAGTGTCAGGCAGCTGAAGAAAGCTGACAGACACGTGTTTCTGACGCCAGGCCCACCTGGATAAGTCTAAGGCGATCTGTTCGCCAGTGTCCCCAGACTCAGTCCGTATTGTTCAGAATGTGTGTGTTCATCCACTCAGCAGATATGTAAAAAGGCCTAGTACTTGGGAGGCCTAGgtaaatacaaagatgaaaaaggcTGGTCCCTGCTTCTGATGAGCTCACCATCTAGACTTCAGAGTAGGGCTCAGCAGACCACAGGCCATATCCTGCCCAccttccatttttaaagttataatggAATAGCCATTCTCCTTTGGTTGATGAATGGGCTATCACGGTTCTCCCACTACAACAGCAGAACTGAGTAGTAGCAACAGGCTAAACATTACAATCTGGCTCCTAAGGGACAGTTTGCCAACCCCAATTCCAGAGGGTTCCTTATGACTGAGTAAGGCAGAACACAGCAAATTCTTATCACTtcggatttttaaattaaatacaccCCAAAAGAAATATTTAGTGAGTCCTTCCTTTCACCAAGATAGGTTTTGCAGGTGAgggtaaagagaaaataaaaaattaaaatcaaggaATCTACAGTTTAACTGGGGTCAACACAGCAATCATAACAGCTAACACTCGCATAGCACTTATTATGTGTCAAATGCTATGTTAAGTCCTTACATATATATTAATCTTCActataaatcttattttaaagatgaagaaactgaggcacaaggagAGCCCAGCGCCACACAAGTTAAAGTGGTAAAGCTGAGAAGTGAATTTTAGCCGTCTGGGCCAAGAGTTCATGCTCTTGCATCCTCAAGATAATAGCAATTATTTATCGCAAGCCTTCTTATATACCAGGCACCGCTCTAAGTCTTCAACACATGTTATTTAAGCCTACAAATAAACTAGAGGCAGTCTGTTATCTCTTTAACAGATGACAAAAACTGAGCCTCGTCAAGACAGGCCTGTGTGAAATAAATGACTTAGTTATATGAGGTACTAAATTAAGCATTCTGTGGCTCTCTGATGCTACAGGAAGGGAATGGTCACAAGACCCTGGGGAGTCAGTACGGAACAGATGGGAGAGAAGGTACTGAAGATAGGCAGCACAAGaggcctgatcatgcactctcCTGTAAGGGGACAAGGTTACTATTTATCTACTAACAGAAAAGTACTGTTGGGTTGAATAGACACAGGAACCAGATTCACAAAATCAGTTTTACTTTCCAACTCCACCACCGGCTATGCAGCCTGTAAGACACCACTGTCTCCTCATACTACCTCATAGGGGCATCATAAGgacagattgggggcaggaggagaaggggacgacaggatgagatggctggatggcatcactgacttgatggacgtgagtctgagtgaactctgggagctggtgatggacagggaggcctggcgtgctgcgattcatggggtcgcaaagagacacgactgagcgactgaactgaactgaaggacagaaCAGTAGAAGGAGAGCTCTGAGCACAAAGCCTGACAACTGAAGACTCTCTTGTTACTGGGACAGCCAAGTACAGCCAAGACTTTAGAGTAAGAACAAGAGACCCCTGAACACTTGACTAAAGATGGAAATAAAGGAGTTAAAAACATTCTGTTTAGAAATGAGATCAGCATTAGAGCAGTTAGAGATATAGGCAGGAAGAACTATTCCTAGACGTCACCTTGATCAATCAGCTCCTGTTGGATTTCCTCCAGCACAGCCAGGTCCATCGGCTCCTCCAACTGCAAGAGAAAGGGGTCATCAGAGGTTTGAAGTTACAATCAACTGACAAGACCCACATGATTCACACTTGGAGACTGGCTTGAAAAACCCAGATTCAACTGAAGAAATCAACCCAGTCCTTCTGTAGAATGTGCTGACAGCGCAGTAACGTGGCCATGCTGAGAAAGCAACCACAAATGATTCACCCAGCCAGGGACAAAACAATAGCACCAAAGTTGCGGGAGGCAGTGTAGGGCAGCAGCTAAGTGTATGGTTCTGCCAAAAAGCTGTgtgaccactgctgctgctgctgctgctgctaagtcgcttcagtcgtgtccgactctgtgcgaccccatagacggcagcccaccaggctcccccgtccctgggattctccaggcaagaacactggagtgggttgccatttccttctccaattcatgaaagtgaaaagtgaaagggaagttgctcagtcgtgtctgactcttagcgaccccatggactgcagcccaccaggctcct
Proteins encoded in this window:
- the C1QBP gene encoding complement component 1 Q subcomponent-binding protein, mitochondrial, with the protein product MFQLLRCVPRVLGTAVAGLRAAAPSLPRLQPASRPCARPFGLLSVRARSVQLPGLLKPRGPCACGCGCSGLHTEGDKAFVDFLSDEIKEEKKIQKYKSLPKMSGGWELEVNGTEAKLVRKVAGEKITVTFNINNSIPPAFGGEEEEPSQGQKAEEQEPELTSTPNFVVEVTKDGSSKALVLDCHYPEDEIGQEDDQSDIFSIKEVSFQATGESDWKDTNYTLNTDSLDWGLYDHLMDFLADRGVDNTFADELVELSTALEHQEYISFLEDLKGFVKSK
- the RPAIN gene encoding RPA-interacting protein isoform X1; amino-acid sequence: MAERPGSRHHSLYKLTGSPPWKEAFRQGCLERMRNSRDRLLSKYRQAGGSMSGGAQNTLLVQEVMEEEWNALQSVESWPQAWAQLEEPMDLAVLEEIQQELIDQALGTGRPGDAVTLQLYSALQNSPSSVSTRRACSLTNSVSASCLLSGKQTPSSVPCVQSKSFHNLFSTVRSHPPLQGEWNFPQICGLGRWGDTGLLAVMLWDPNSASRYNLRIAGGLVVCQCGLYIQSHSPEVTEQKLRACLEDSVNEHSAHCPHTPEFSVTEGTEEKSCLLMSCLACDTWAVIL
- the RPAIN gene encoding RPA-interacting protein isoform X2 yields the protein MAERPGSRHHSLYKLTGSPPWKEAFRQLEEPMDLAVLEEIQQELIDQALGTGRPGDAVTLQLYSALQNSPSSVSTRRACSLTNSVSASCLLSGKQTPSSVPCVQSKSFHNLFSTVRSHPPLQGEWNFPQICGLGRWGDTGLLAVMLWDPNSASRYNLRIAGGLVVCQCGLYIQSHSPEVTEQKLRACLEDSVNEHSAHCPHTPEFSVTEGTEEKSCLLMSCLACDTWAVIL
- the RPAIN gene encoding RPA-interacting protein isoform X3; its protein translation is MAERPGSRHHSLYKLTGSPPWKEAFRQGCLERMRNSRDRLLSKYRQAGGSMSGGAQNTLLVQEVMEEEWNALQSVESWPQAWAQLEEPMDLAVLEEIQQELIDQEQSIISEYEKSLQFDEQCLSVMLAEWEANPLICPVCTKYNLRIAGGLVVCQCGLYIQSHSPEVTEQKLRACLEDSVNEHSAHCPHTPEFSVTEGTEEKSCLLMSCLACDTWAVIL